The Mytilus galloprovincialis chromosome 2, xbMytGall1.hap1.1, whole genome shotgun sequence genome has a window encoding:
- the LOC143064565 gene encoding putative peptidyl-prolyl cis-trans isomerase dodo — protein sequence MSDVPEGWERKISRSNNKEYFLNIYTKESQWDMPTAPAKQQSATVQASHLLVKHRDSRRPSSWREENITRSKEEAIKILEGFREQIVSGEKQFAELASQYSDCSSAKRGGDLGPFGRGQMQKPFEDATYSLDIGEMSEIISTDSGVHIILRTA from the exons ATGTCAGACGTACCAGAAGGATGGGAAAGGAAAATTAGTCGCTCAAATa ataaGGAGTATTTTTTGAATATTTACACCAAAGAAAGTCAATGGGACATGCCTACAGCTCCTGCCAAACAGCAAAGTGCAACTGTTCAGGCTTCACACTTACTTGTCAAGCATAGAGATTCTAGAAGACCATCATCTTGGAGGGAAGAAAACATCACCAGATCAAAAGAAGAAGCTATAAAAATACTTGAGG GCTTTAGGGAACAAATTGTTTCTGGTGAAAAACAATTTGCAGAACTAGCTTCACAGTACAGTGATTGCAGTTCAGCAAAGCGTGGTGGAGATCTTGGACCATTTGGTAGGGGTCAGATGCAGAAACCATTTGAAGATGCTACATACAGCTTAGATATTGGAGAAATGAGTGAAATAATCTCTACAGATTCTGGAGTGCATATTATTTTAAGAACTGCTTAA